From Saccharomyces kudriavzevii IFO 1802 strain IFO1802 genome assembly, chromosome: 13, a single genomic window includes:
- the LAF1 gene encoding Laf1p (similar to Saccharomyces cerevisiae DGR2 (YKL121W) and YMR102C; ancestral locus Anc_2.450): protein MTNMSQAKASVSKVQTELSNSSNTTGSEEESRSHRESFDGGSSSSESRSKLNVEYSADIEPLKFRMTKSNNANVKKGSNSDSGNAADSFMRLKEHLQRGNSLTANLRVNEFYPFNSIDTEQFENYLREPKYIKMLKRRKNLKQFRRLFLAQELTAYEGDTISFASKSSEPNSKAIWSTKFSRDGKFMATGSKDGKIRIWKVIGSPVERAELDSSAESSKEARAKSMRIKQQVNSLGNPKERQFLDAATEKYEEKEKLLNLYAPVFHPTPIRLYNEHVQDVLDINWSKNNFILSASMDKSVKLWHPDRKNSLKTFVHPDFVTCVEFHPTDDRFFISGCLDHKCRLWSILDDEISFEYDCQDLITSVTLSPEEGKYTIIGTFNGYVHILMTKGLTPVSSFHVADRQTQEQNAHVMVTDTDSKIRHGPRVTGLQAFRSQIDNSFRLVVTSNDSRIRIFDLEQTKLLEVLKGFHSGSSQHKAQLSIWHGQPIVVNSSDDHWVYGWRLKSSEKKNDQDEPKRKPKGLARSGSLRSIFSKSMSRSSSQNAEEKPHHHLKLSNLLPLPHHSNDHYIKNTDYISFHAHNAPVTCVSIAPPETSKTLSLSNDVICELSLEFFQTSDSFDVLSRGNDDGIMSDVESSLNYNSKPSSATNTSAAGAILDVVDAIGTILISTDNVGNIRVFRADMPSVIRGRVLLKLQEYNREVRRRFNSSDSLYSLGRSFNSRGKSNLPGQPTTANYNSTGKSHATARGYSNICPKSSTSLKTLGSNAQPKTPRESMSSFFSNAHGPTTPASAMNLAIRCNVCNGSRFEAFSSANDQQDRNYYCVDCGTVVNNFR, encoded by the coding sequence ATGACAAATATGTCGCAAGCTAAAGCAAGTGTAAGCAAAGTGCAGACTGAGCTCAGCAACTCATCTAATACTACCGGatctgaagaagagagtCGATCCCACAGAGAGAGCTTTGACGGCGGATCCAGTTCAAGTGAAAGCAGAAGTAAACTCAACGTTGAATATTCTGCAGATATTGAGCCATTGAAGTTCAGAATGACAAAATCTAACAACGCCAATGTCAAAAAGGGCAGTAATAGCGACAGCGGTAACGCCGCGGATTCCTTTATGAGACTTAAAGAGCATTTGCAAAGAGGAAATAGTCTTACTGCCAATCTCAGGGTCAATGAGTTTTACCCTTTCAATTCTATTGATACtgaacaatttgaaaactatCTGAGGGAACCAAAATACATTAAAATGTTGAAACGGCGGAAAAACTTAAAGCAGTTCCGAAGATTATTTTTGGCTCAAGAACTAACGGCATACGAAGGTGACACCATTTCTTTCGCCTCCAAGTCATCAGAACCCAATTCTAAGGCGATATGGAGTACAAAGTTTAGCCGTGATGGTAAATTCATGGCCACAGGTAGTAAAGATGGTAAAATAAGAATATGGAAAGTCATTGGTTCCCCGGTAGAAAGAGCCGAGTTGGACTCTAGTGCAGAATCTAGTAAAGAAGCACGCGCCAAGTCGATGCGCATCAAACAACAAGTTAATTCATTGGGCAATCCAAAGGAAAGACAATTTTTGGATGCTGCTacagaaaaatatgaagagaaggaaaaattgttgaatttGTATGCCCCAGTTTTCCACCCAACGCCAATACGGCTTTACAATGAACACGTTCAGGATGTTCTCGATATAAATTGGTCTAAGAATAACTTCATTTTATCAGCGTCGATGGATAAAAGTGTCAAGCTCTGGCATCCAGATAGGAAAAATTCACTTAAGACATTTGTTCATCCTGATTTCGTGACTTGCGTGGAATTTCATCCCACAGATGatagatttttcattagcGGTTGTCTAGACCATAAATGTAGGTTATGGTCCATCTTGGATGATGAAATTAGCTTCGAGTACGATTGCCAAGATTTGATCACATCCGTCACATTATCTCCCGAGGAAGGTAAATACACAATAATAGGAACTTTCAACGGATACGTCCATATTTTGATGACTAAAGGCCTTACGCCGGTCTCCTCATTTCACGTAGCTGACAGACAAACCCAAGAACAAAATGCACACGTCATGGTCACAGACACTGACTCAAAAATTCGTCATGGTCCTCGTGTAACGGGTTTGCAAGCGTTTAGATCTCAAATAGATAACTCGTTCCGTCTAGTAGTTACTTCAAATGATTCCAGGATAAGAATCTTCGATTTAGAACAAACGAAGCTTTTGGAAGTACTGAAGGGGTTCCACAGTGGTTCCTCTCAACACAAGGCACAACTTTCTATCTGGCATGGTCAACCAATCGTTGTAAATAGTAGTGATGACCACTGGGTTTACGGCTGGAGGTTAAAATCctcagagaaaaaaaacgacCAAGATGAAcccaaaagaaaaccaaaagGATTGGCTCGATCTGGAAGCCTTAGAAGCATATTTAGCAAATCCATGAGTAGATCATCTAGTCAGAACGCTGAAGAAAAGCCACACCATCACTTGAAACTTAGTAATCTACTTCCCTTGCCACATCATAGCAATGACCattatatcaaaaatacggactacatttcttttcacgCTCATAATGCTCCAGTCACTTGTGTTAGTATTGCCCCGCCAGAAACTTCAAAGACTTTATCCCTATCCAATGATGTAATTTGCGAATTATCTTTAgaattctttcaaactTCGGACAGTTTCGATGTTCTGAGTCGAGGTAACGACGATGGCATCATGTCAGACGTAGaatcttctttgaattaCAACTCTAAACCAAGCTCGGCTACTAATACATCTGCCGCTGGCGCTATTCTAGACGTGGTTGACGCGATTGGAACGATACTGATCAGCACCGATAACGTAGGCAATATTCGTGTGTTCAGGGCAGACATGCCATCTGTTATAAGAGGACGTGTGTTGCTCAAACTCCAAGAATACAACCGGGAGGTCCGGAGAAGATTCAATAGCTCTGATTCCTTATATTCATTAGGCCGAAGCTTCAATTCGAGAGGCAAATCAAATCTACCTGGCCAACCCACGACCGCAAATTACAATAGCACTGGCAAAAGTCATGCAACGGCGCGTGGATACTCCAATATATGCCCCAAAAGCAGCACATCGTTAAAAACCCTCGGCAGCAATGCGCAGCCGAAAACACCAAGAGAAAGCatgtcatcatttttttccaatgcACATGGGCCTACTACCCCAGCAAGCGCGATGAATTTGGCGATACGTTGCAACGTTTGCAATGgttcaagatttgaagcGTTTTCTAGTGCTAATGATCAGCAAGATAGAAACTACTATTGCGTAGATTGCGGTACTGTAGTTAACAATTTCAGATAG
- the SRT1 gene encoding ditrans,polycis-polyprenyl diphosphate synthase (similar to Saccharomyces cerevisiae SRT1 (YMR101C); ancestral locus Anc_2.452), with product MKVPSIIHIQLIALRRLVVETREQFCFAAKNMFQRIFGWIMSLSLFSWLYVNIQNLLIEVLSVGPVPEHVSFIMDGNRRYAKSRRLPVKKGHEAGGLTLLTLLYICKRLGVKCVSAYAFSIENFSRPKEEVDTLMNLFTVKLDEFAKRANDYKDRLYGSKIRIVGDRSLLSPEMRERIANVEDITKGGDDFTLYICFPYTSRNDMLHSIRDSVRDQLEDKLHSRINIKKFTNKMYMDFYSNKCELLIRTSGHRRLSDYMLWQVHENSTIEFSDTLWPNFSFFAMYLMILKWSFFCTIQRYNERNHSLFEKMYEGLPSILKRKKTPMSLYQFPNPPISVSITGEE from the coding sequence ATGAAAGTGCCCAGTATTATTCACATTCAGCTCATAGCTCTAAGAAGACTCGTCGTAGAAACCAGGGAGCAGTTCTGCTTTGCAGCAAAAAACAtgtttcaaagaatattcGGGTGGATTATGTCATTAAGTTTGTTCTCCTGGCTTTATGTAAAcattcaaaatcttctaaTAGAGGTGTTAAGCGTAGGGCCGGTACCCGAGCATGTATCCTTTATCATGGATGGTAACCGAAGGTATGCCAAATCACGGAGGTTGCCCGTAAAAAAAGGTCATGAAGCAGGTGGGCTAACATTACTGACGttgttatatatatgtaaaagACTCGGTGTAAAATGTGTTTCGGCGTATGCTTTTtccattgaaaattttagtAGGCCAAAAGAGGAAGTTGACACCCTAATGAATTTGTTTACAGTAAAACTTGATGAATTTGCGAAAAGAGCCAATGATTATAAAGATCGGCTGTATGGATCCAAAATAAGGATAGTCGGCGATCGATCTTTGCTTTCTCCTGAAATGAGAGAAAGAATTGCCAATGTGGAAGATATTACAAAAGGTGGGGACGATTTTACCTTATACATATGTTTCCCATACACTTCTAGAAATGACATGTTACATTCAATTCGTGATTCCGTCCGAGACCAGTTGGAAGATAAATTGCATAGCAGGATtaatataaagaaattcacTAATAAAATGTACATGGATTTCTACTCCAACAAATGTGAATTATTGATCAGAACTAGTGGGCATAGAAGATTGTCCGATTATATGCTATGGCAAGTGCATGAAAACTCCACCATTGAATTTAGTGATACGTTGTGGCCGAACTTTAGCTTTTTTGCCATGTATTTAATGATTCTCAAATGGTCCTTCTTTTGCACGATTCAAAGatataatgaaagaaaCCATTCAttgtttgaaaagatgTATGAAGGTCTTCCCTCTATCCTtaagagaaagaaaacaccaATGTCGCTATATCAATTTCCCAACCCACCCATTTCGGTGTCGATCACAGGCGAAGAATAA